Part of the Montipora foliosa isolate CH-2021 chromosome 13, ASM3666993v2, whole genome shotgun sequence genome is shown below.
TAAGATCTTGGTTCAAAAAATAGCGATGTCAATGTATTGATGGATACATACAACTCATCGCTGAAGGCAATCTATAATGTTGTAGCACCTGTTCAGACTAGACGGGTTAACCATCGCCCTTGGGCACCCTGGTACAACAACGAACTTCGCACAGCTAAACAAGAAAAGCGACGATTAGAACGGAAATACAGAAAAACACAACTGACAATTGATAAACAACTTTACTGCGAATCATGTGACACCTACAATAAAAGCTTAGAAGCCCATAAGACGAAATATTACcgggaaaaaatcaaacaactgAAAATTGTTCGTGGTCTATTTCATAAAACAAAGGACAAATTACCATCTCATACGACTTTGGAAGCTCTTGCTGAAGACTTTAACAAATCCTTTTGAAATaaaatccttctaataagaaacAACCTTCACAGAAACAAAGGATCACTACTTGCAACTACCGTTTCTGATGATTCTTCAAACACACCAGCTACGTTTGATTCATTCTATCTGCCTGAAGGTGAAACGATAAAGAAAGTCATTGGAATGCTGAGACCGAAAACCTGCACACTAGATCCAATCCCTACTCACCTAATTAAAGACAACTTACCTATTTTGGTACCGACAATATCTAAGATTGTCAGAACATAACAATCAAAAGGAATTTTTCCACAGTCTCTAAAAATATCTCATATAAGACCAAAGCTGAAGAAAACAGACCTTGACAAAGAACTTTTCACTAAATACAGGCCAATTGCAAACATTGCTTTCATGAGCAAAGTAGTTGAAAagacttaactgaatagagtgtgatgtgaagtgctaaatttcaatcccatatgaaccatgtgagcgttagccctactgatggaaatgggcccacacaaggacagagaaaaactctgacaaaaaaaaaactctgggaattgaacccacgaccttcgggttagatctccgccgctctaccgactgagctacaaggtcagacgggagcaggccatgggaactgaagatgttaaagtcacggcaatgaacatgtacaagtacaaggaaaggttatgttttttacaaacgttggccgtgtagcacttatgttttaaacagagttaactgagtagagtgtaatgtgaagtgctagatttcaatcccatatgaaccatgtgagcgttagccctactgatggaaatgggaccacacaaggacagacaaaaactctgaccagggtgggaatagagtgtaatgtactcgtacatgttcattgccgtgactttaacatgttcagttcccacggcctgctcccatctgaccttgtagctcagtcggtagagcagcggagatctaacccgaaggtcgtgggttcaattcccaccctggtcagagtttttctctgtccttgtgtgggcccatttccatcagtagggctaacactcacatggttcaaatgggattgaaatctagcacttcacattacactctattcagttaactctgtttaaaacataagtgctacacggccaacgtttgtataaaacgtaacctttccttacaTGTAATTGAAAAGACTGTTGCCTTACAAGTGCAGGCATACTTAAATGAGAATCAGCTATTACCATCTTTTCGATCTGCATACAGACAGTACCACTCTACTGAGACAGCTTTATTGAAAGTCACAAACAACATCTTGATGACCATTGACTCTCAACGCGATGTAATTGTCATCCTGCTGGATTTGTCTGCAGCGTTTGATACGCTCGATCACAACATCTTGATCAAGAGACTAAATTCCTATTTCGCATTCTCTGGTTCAGTTTTACAATGGTTTTCGTCTTACATTAAAGATCCGTCGTAATTGGCGATGTAATATCATCACCACGAAAGCTTGACTATGGAATTCCACAAGGGTCCATAGTTGGACCGCTTCTATTTACACTTTACATGGCTCCTCTTCAACAAGTCATCCTACGTCATAACTTGGAATGCATGTTCTATGCAGATGACACTCAGCTttacagagatgtatccagagtgcgtcattgcgtcctgggacgcactcgtttGACTGTTGGACGCAGAGAATGTTGAACGAGgggtccaattggacgcagaaaaaaaaaatagaatgtttatgcaaattacaaataCCAGGACGAAAACAGCGTCACAcgatatgcaaatttgtctttCGTGAAAACAATTTTCATCAGCTGATTGGCTCTTCACGGTCCATTTCGCTGTAACTTTCAGACAAAAgccattttattttcttatCACTTTGCTTACCGTTAGTCGCTCGTGCTTAGTTACAATCATGAAACAATCGACTCTGTTTGGTCGTCCAGCTGTTAAGCAAAAAACTACCGAAGATGTCGCTGAAGCAGCTTCATCCGATCCCAAAGTAGCCAAATCGTTTTGCAAGCAATGGTTAAAAGACTTTCAGTGGCTAGAACATACTGATGGCAAGATGTTTTGCACGGTTTGTCGAAGAAGAAGAATCCGATGGCTTCATCAGGGACAAACAATTTCAGGCAATCGACCCTTGAACGGCACTCCGAATCTCAAGATCATCAAAGTGCAGTCGAAGCAAAACTTCTGCGCCAAACGATGAGGACCACAACAGAAAAAGCAATCATTGCCGCCATGTGAACAGCGTATTTCACAATGAAATTAAACATTCCAATTTCTCACTACGGAGAGATGATCGAGTTCCTaaaatttcaaggtaagctgttatCTTCTGGTTTTTGTAGACAtgtgatttcattttgtcaacattTTTAATATGTCCAGCTTGAGGAGTTAAGTTCTTGGTGTTTGAGTTCCCACGTGTTACGTGACGTTATCCAAGCTGCTTTTTGCATAGGTGACACAATCGGCGGCGACGCTCTCGATCTGCCAATGATAATTTAACGTTTCAGTCGAAGTTTAGTTTCTTGCATGCTTTCCAACCGAATTTCAAGCCTTGGTTTGTTTATTTGTGAGAGAAATGACAGAGAACCCAACGGCGAAGTATGTAAAatcttggttttggttttgtttactCTTTTCGTTCCTAAATTAAACTGCATGtgttgctaaaataaataatgctTAAACAGTCATTTACGGgaaattgagattcagttcgGTTCTTTTTTAAGGCTGTGAAGATCTCGATCATTTATCGACTGGGGCCAACAGTTCATACAGCTCACGGACGACAGCGTACGGATTCCTCGAGACATTTTCTGATGTTATCGAAGAGGAACTTTTGGAGAAGCTACATGACAGTCCATACATCTCGATTTTAATCGATGAATCAACTGACATAACAGTTTCGAAAAAATTGATAATTTATGTTAAGTACATATTCGAGGGGAGGGACAAGACTTCATTTCTGTGCAATTTAGAAATATGTAAtggtactgcagcagcaattaaggaGGCAATAGATAATTATTTTGAGAGAATCCGTGTTCCTTTGTCAAAAATTGTTGGGTTTGGATCGGATGGAGCTGCTGTCATGCTTGGGTCTAGGAATGGGGTGGCAACTAAGTTAAGGGAGGATAGCCCATTTATGCTCAATGTTCATTGTATTGCGCATCGGTTTGCACTGTGTACTGGGGAAGGCGCAAATAAGGTACCTTTAGTGAGGGGATTTGTTGAAACATTAACTTCCTTGTACTATTTCTTCGAGCATTCCTCAGTCCGTTGCAGTAAACTGCAAAAAGTCCAGGAAGCTCTTGAAGAGCCTGTTTTAAGTGTAAAAGAGGTTCATAGTGTAAGATGGCTGACCTTTTTCAGTGCTTTAGATTCAGTATTTCGTTGCTGGGTTTCAATTGTTACTACTTTGGGGAATGAAGCTTCAGATCAGGGGAAGGGAAATGCTAAGGCAAAGGGTTTACTCAAAGCCATGACTAAGTTTTCATTCTTGGCAACCATGCACTTTCTTATGGATGTAGTTCCAATTATGCAGAGGGTTAGCAAAGCTTTTCAAAGGGAGGTTGATGACTTTTCCATCATCATGCCCCTAATAGATGCTAGCATACAAGCTTTGGGAGGTTTTGCAGAATCTGATGGCACGCACttgtcaaaattttattcttGTTTGAAGCAAGGGGAAGGTGGGTCCCCTACAACTTTTCAAGGGGTTGAAATTTTTGACTCAGGTCAGCTACGTTCATCATTTCAGTCTGCAAGGATGGAATTTATTACCCAACTAACCGAAAACTTGAGGAAGAGGTTTCCTGCCTCACAGTCTAGTGTCATTTCAGCATTTTCAGTTTTAGACTACAAATCATCAGTGTCACTTAGTCGTGCAGAAAGGGAAGCAAAGTTAGATGTTTTGCTAGACCACTATGGTCAAGAAAAGGGGGGTGTTAAGCCATTAGTTGATTCCGATGGGTGTAAACTGGAATACCAACTATTGTGGCCTTTCAATGAGAGATTTATGGGCTGTAATTAGTTTTAAGTATAATGATCAGTTCCCAGAGCTCATCAAGCTTGCTCAAATTGCCATCTTAATTCCTATGTCCACTGCAGACTGCGAGAGGGGATTTAGTTATCAAAATAGGACCAAGGTTAAGTCCAGGGCTAGACTTTCTGGGAAGACAGTTGACCAGTTGCTAAGAATCAACATAAATGGGGTTGACTACAAgcattttgatttcaataagGCTATAACTAAGTGGCGGACTTCAGAGAGgcgtattttttaaatttgataaACTAAAATTAGTTTCAGCATGTACAGTTGCAgttataaaattaatgtatgtTAATGCTAGAGAAAGTGACCTAGTTGTAAAAAGATAAGTCCTTGTAAATTTTTAGAAGTGTATTAAAAAGAATCTGTAGTAAGAATTTGCTTGTTTCTCAACTTGTGCAAGGGCTCATtgaatattaataatttttgttgaatattaattagctggacccccaaatttttgaagaaggggtccagaggacccccaaatttgaaaacctggatacatctctgagCTTTACATCGCTGTTAATCCTTAAGATCCATCACCAGCTTACGAGGCACTACATAACTGCATTCATGATTTCATTACTTGGAATACAAACAACCTACTGATGTGCAATCCTGAAAAGACCGCAGTAAGCGGTGTTGTCAGCGGTGTGTTGACCAAGTTGGATGCAAGTTTTTGAGCTCCACTAAATTTCGTTGATTTCTTTCAATTCTTATatgtttgttgttcttttcgtgtttctttctgttttttcttttactatGCCAGATTCAGTTGCAAATTTAAAGAGGGAGAGTAATTCTCTTAAAGCACAAGTATCCACAATGGCGGATGATTGAAAGAGATGATAGAGCAACAGATCGCAATACTGTTAGTCCAACAAGCAACGATGGAGTCCGTAGCGTAGAATTCTTAAGCAAGGAATACGACGACCTTAATTGCTTCAGAGCCATGGCGTAAAAAGAATTACAATGCTTGAGCACCAGCCTTCCCGAGCTAAAGACTAAAGTTGATACCATTGCAAATGTTATTGATGAGTTTCAGGACCACAGCTTCTTATacaacattagggagtttaagaaacgaggACGCGTTGAGTCTGAAACGCGGCCGGAAGTGACTTTTCCAATTTTGGATGAAAGGAGCATGCGCGCGGCGTTTTCCACTCGTCTTGGCAACGCGACCTGAGGAGTTTTGATGTCGTGCCGAAAACGTGAGTATTTCGCTTTGTGTTATAACGCAAAACAGCctatttttgtcattttatcATCTGTTATTTGAACTTTATTCCCTTTTTGAAGGCAAGGCATAATTCTTTAGCAAAAAGAATCGATGTTGActaatttaaaacgttttgaTCTTACCACGTCATCTAGCCCAAGCAGATCGATCGAAGTGATGGCGGCGGCAGCAGCTTCAAGCAAACCTTCAAAGTAAGTACCCTGGAATCGTTCGTTTTATTGACTCTTGctatgaaaaaaactattacTAGTGCCATATATTTTCATGAATGATACAATTTACAACGTTGCAAGGCGTTTAAATTCGTATGTTATTTTCATTTCAGCTTTCAGTTGTCAATGAATCTTATCTTTTTTATCTGTCCTTcgatctttcttttgtttggatAATTTATAAATCCAACTTGCTCGGCATtgaatcagaaaaaaaatcttcttatgcGGAACAAACTAATTTGGCTCAGGGGATTTTTCGTAATGAGTCTTGAGCCATGGTCGATAATTCCTGAGTTCTCAAAAATGAATTTATCATGATGTAAGTTCAACTCCATACCTTTTGGTATTTACTACAAGAAACAGAACGTTTTCATCAATATCGAATATTGTAATGAGGAATATTTTAAGTCTTTAAAAAGATGTAGAAATGGAAAAAGTCATTTCGTTAGATTTTGCATTTACAGATCTGttattttggtttttcatttaatttaaattagAGCTGAAGAAAGGTCATCAGGAATATCCCCAGATGAGCCGAGTGAATTAGATGAGCTGATACAGCAAATTATTGCTCTAGAAGAGAGTGCTCCTACAGATACATGTAGTAAGGATAAAGCTGAAAAAGATGACAGAGCTAAAGCAGAAGATGTAAGAATGAAAGCTATGGAGAGGCTTTCCCAGACCAAAAAAAGGGAATTAGAAGAAGATGGTGAGGACAAACcaaaacgaagaagaagaacaactgGAGATGCCATGGAGTATCCAAAGGAAAGGGCACAAAAGAATGCCGAAATGAGGGAAAAGGAACTTCATCTGGAAAAAGAAAGGCAGCAACAACAAGCTGACATGCTGAAGGTTATGCACCAGCAACAAATGCAATTCcagcagcaacagcagcagTTTCAGCAGTTCATGGGCATCATGAATAGAATGCTTGAAAAATAGACATTAGTTTGTTTGTGTGTATGTTGTTTTTCAACTATGTTCATGGTTGACAAACTGGTTAATCAGTGCTAATTAATTCTCATTAATGAGCTTTTAAAGTTAAATGTAAAACTCTGAGGATCATTTGCCAcccctttctttaaatttctatTTTGGGAGTTACCTTAGACAACAAAACTGTTCAATTGGATGCAAGGTTTAATATAAAGTGTTTCTGTTAAAAGGCTAGCTTTTTTTAGCTGAAGTAATCAGCCAGTGACGGTGGCTCGAGTCCAAAGTAATCAGCAGTTGTATTTGAGTAAAGGCAAGTCAAAGCATTTTGCAGAAGTGCACAAACAGTGTACATTTTTCCTACATGGCTAAGGCCtattttgagattttttttgTAGTAAATAAACTTAAAATAGTTCACGATATCTCCAAACAACCATTCCACACTCGCACGCACTGGACTCATAGATGTATTAAACTCTTCCATTTGTCTGGTTAGAACTCCATGTCTGAAGGGGCATTGTAGATGGATACGCAGGGGGTTTGCAGGATCCCCATAGATGCACATCTCTTGTCCAGTAGGGGAAAAGGCAAATTGTGTCAGGTCAGCATAGAGGCCAGACATATCTAGCATTCTTGCATCATGCCTTCGTCCCTCTAAACAAAAGCAACCAAACAAAAATCAGTCAACAAATAAGCATGCAGAAAATTTTCAGAAAGAGAGCATTGATCTTAGCTCAATTAAGATGGCTAGATGAACATAGGATTTGCTGTTCTTGCAGTCAAGGCACTTATGACCTATAGATACGTTAAATATTGCAAAACAATCATGATGGCCAGAATAAGAGTATTTCAACGAGTGTTAAATAATCCTTATACAGTAAAAATCTTTTGATTTTGAgcttctgttgttttgttttcgtttcccgaaaacaaaaacagctaTGGTAGAATACTACTATGGATAATGCATATATTAAATAAATCTCACCCACTGGTCCAAACAGATGGCCGATCAACCCATTTGGTAATGCCACTGATTGGAATttaagagcgtgaactcgtttGTGGCAGTTGTAAACAGCTCTCTGATTGACTCCTGGTTTTGATATGGGGAGAACTGTTCCATCAACAaagccgaaacagctgtccaagGCCGCACCTTTGTCATGAATTGCTTCAGAATAAATTTGCAGTTGGTCTGGAGACATGATAAAATGATTCCACTCAGATATCCTGCGGCCATGAACATTGTACATCCACTTGGTGACTTCATTGCTTATCATACTAAGCTCAGGTACTGATCTTCCAAAAATTGGAATCATATCAGACAGTCTGCATGGATAGGCAAAGCGCTTTAGCATAACACAAACTCCTTCTGTTGCATCACAAATGGTGCCATTCGGACATATGAAGGTATCAGGCATGTGTAAAGCATCGACCAACAAAGAGATGTCTGTCTTTTCAAATCTGAAGTCTGCCTTACACTCGGCTGAGTCTTTGTTTCGGAGGGAAAATCTTTCGTAATCCCAATGGCGAAATGGAAGGTTTTGTGGAGTGTATTGATCATAAAGCGCAGCAAATTCTTTGATGTCTATTACTTCTCCTTGAAAAGAAAATAGTAGTGCTTCCTGTACAGTCTTAAACGAGTCTTGAGTCATTCTGTTGACGAATTTCAAGTGTTCTCACTGTTTTGCAGACCGCGTTTCATGAAAAGTTGTGTTGTTGAACTTAACTACAAATTTCCCGCGCTTGGAACGCGGTGCTCTCCCCAGTCCACCCTAGGTCCTCACGTTTTTCCGCACCACCGAGTCCTCGTTTCTTAAAGTCCGTATTCTTGGCTTGCAGTCACGTGACTTCCAGtacaatttgccattttcatcCGCCATGTTGGGGTTCCaaaaccaatatggcggccagtgTGTTGACCACGTAGTCACCAACTCGTGAACCTAAATGCGATTTTCTCTAATTCTGCTGCCTCAAAATGCCTATGTGCCTGATCGTTGGCTGTTCTAGAAAGACTGGTCGAGGTAAGGGAGTCCGATTGTGTCGAGTTCCAGCTATTATTACAAATCAAGGCCCAGAAGTTGAGGAATTGAGTATCGAGCGACGGCGATTGTGGATCTCTGCAATAAGCCGTGCTGATCTTACGGATAAAATCTTGAACAGCGATAAAGTTTGCGACCAACATTTCCATTCTGGAACTGCAGCTCCTTTGTGGGATCGTTACAATATTGACTGGGTTCCCACTCTCAATTTAGGCCATGACAAAAGGGCGACGCAAAGTGAACAACATCAAGCGCAATCGCGAGAGGCTCGAGCGGAGAGGTCAAAGGAAAGGCGAAAATGTCACGCGGAACAACAGGAATGTGTTGTTATGGAGCCGACAATGAGTGGAGAGCAGAAGAGCGTTGTATACGGATTTAATATATAAGTCCTTACAGAGAGTCGGCGAGTAAATATATTGAAATGCTATACCAGAAATCTAAACTCTTATAACAAAGGCGCGGTTACAATGTTCTTAAGGGGATTAAGGGCTAATCCCACATCCCTCTTTCTAGACTTTGATTATACACGAAATGTCTATGagtttttttctaaataacGTTTTGTTCAAACTAGACGGAGAGCTAATGTccaatttgttgttgttttaattcCTAATTGAAACCTAGTCTTTTGGGAGGGACAACTCTTCGTCCAGAGCGGGTAGAAGGTATTGGAATTTCTGAATTCGGCTTCTGTACTGGTTCTCGAGCCTTTTCTGCTTTACCCGGAATTTGTCCAGGAGGATTCATAGCTGGAATCTGGGGCACATCTCCTGGAGGCACTGCAGTATCTTTTGGGTTAGGAGTAAGCTGCCTTCTGTTTCGTCTTACGGCAGCGTTGCTGTCAGTTTCAATGAGATAAGACCTTGGCTCAGGACTCTTGCCAACAACTACAGCATTCTCTCGGCGGTCAGGGACGTATACACGATCGCCTGGTAAGAGATCGCTCAGTTCTTTAGCTGCGTGTCGTTGGTTGTACTGCACCACTTGCTTGCTCTTGATCTTTTCT
Proteins encoded:
- the LOC137981603 gene encoding inner centromere protein-like; the encoded protein is MDTYNSSLKAIYNVVAPVQTRRVNHRPWAPWYNNELRTAKQEKRRLERKYRKKIRAEERSSGISPDEPSELDELIQQIIALEESAPTDTCSKDKAEKDDRAKAEDVRMKAMERLSQTKKRELEEDGEDKPKRRRRTTGDAMEYPKERAQKNAEMREKELHLEKERQQQQADMLKVMHQQQMQFQQQQQQFQQFMGIMNRMLEK
- the LOC137983395 gene encoding zinc finger protein 862-like, whose translation is MKLNIPISHYGEMIEFLKFQGCEDLDHLSTGANSSYSSRTTAYGFLETFSDVIEEELLEKLHDSPYISILIDESTDITVSKKLIIYVKYIFEGRDKTSFLCNLEICNGTAAAIKEAIDNYFERIRVPLSKIVGFGSDGAAVMLGSRNGVATKLREDSPFMLNVHCIAHRFALCTGEGANKVPLVRGFVETLTSLYYFFEHSSVRCSKLQKVQEALEEPVLSVKEVHSVRWLTFFSALDSVFRCWVSIVTTLGNEASDQGKGNAKAKGLLKAMTKFSFLATMHFLMDVVPIMQRVSKAFQREVDDFSIIMPLIDASIQALGGFAESDGTHLSKFYSCLKQGEGGSPTTFQGVEIFDSGQLRSSFQSARMEFITQLTENLRKRFPASQSSVISAFSVLDYKSSVSLSRAEREAKLDVLLDHYGQEKGGVKPLVDSDGCKLEYQLLWPFNERFMGCN
- the LOC137982059 gene encoding uncharacterized protein, with the protein product MTQDSFKTVQEALLFSFQGEVIDIKEFAALYDQYTPQNLPFRHWDYERFSLRNKDSAECKADFRFEKTDISLLVDALHMPDTFICPNGTICDATEGVCVMLKRFAYPCRLSDMIPIFGRSVPELSMISNEVTKWMYNVHGRRISEWNHFIMSPDQLQIYSEAIHDKGAALDSCFGFVDGTVLPISKPGVNQRAVYNCHKRVHALKFQSVALPNGLIGHLFGPVEGRRHDARMLDMSGLYADLTQFAFSPTGQEMCIYGDPANPLRIHLQCPFRHGVLTRQMEEFNTSMSPVRASVEWLFGDIVNYFKFIYYKKNLKIGLSHVGKMYTVCALLQNALTCLYSNTTADYFGLEPPSLADYFS